In bacterium, a single window of DNA contains:
- the mshA_1 gene encoding D-inositol-3-phosphate glycosyltransferase, with amino-acid sequence MTGRVYPSHRAWYCPGTMRLAVFGPTHPIRGGISHYTTLLVRALRQRHEVDFFSIRYQYPPLLYPGEAQYASLDDPEAIREDHEPLFHSLQPWTWQQIVGRVAHGNYDLFIPTWWTVFFALASGHLTHHIRRAGGPPVCWLCHNVKMHEDRAIDKALVRLGLGGAQGYIVHSQEDAANLTKLFPNPRVWVHVHPTYDHFATLYQERMQGALPPPPKRPTCLFFGVNRDYKGLKYLIAAWPLVVRELPDARLLIAGSFWDDPNTYREQARSLGVGDSVEITAEYIPNEQVGDWFAQADVTVLPYRSATQSGIVQIAYGFDLPVIVTRVGGLPEVVAEGETGYVVEKEDPEALASAIVKFFREGGRARMIPSIREYRKRFDWSAMVDRIEEIATTLR; translated from the coding sequence ATGACGGGGCGAGTGTACCCCTCTCATCGGGCGTGGTACTGTCCCGGCACTATGCGTCTGGCGGTCTTCGGCCCGACCCATCCGATTCGTGGCGGGATCTCCCACTACACCACGCTCCTGGTCCGGGCGCTGCGACAGCGTCACGAAGTGGATTTCTTCAGCATCCGATATCAGTACCCACCACTGCTCTATCCGGGCGAGGCGCAGTACGCGTCACTGGACGATCCGGAAGCCATCCGTGAAGACCACGAGCCACTGTTTCATTCACTCCAGCCCTGGACCTGGCAACAGATCGTCGGGCGAGTTGCTCATGGGAACTACGACCTCTTTATCCCCACCTGGTGGACAGTCTTTTTTGCCCTGGCTTCCGGACATCTGACCCATCACATCCGCCGAGCAGGGGGGCCGCCGGTTTGCTGGCTCTGCCACAACGTGAAGATGCACGAGGATCGGGCAATCGATAAAGCGCTGGTACGCCTCGGCCTTGGTGGCGCGCAGGGGTACATCGTCCATAGCCAGGAAGATGCCGCCAATCTGACAAAGCTCTTCCCGAATCCCCGGGTCTGGGTGCATGTGCATCCGACCTACGATCACTTCGCGACGCTGTATCAGGAGCGGATGCAGGGGGCACTTCCGCCACCGCCCAAACGTCCGACATGCCTCTTTTTTGGCGTCAACCGGGACTACAAGGGGCTTAAGTACCTCATCGCTGCCTGGCCGCTGGTGGTGCGGGAACTCCCCGATGCTCGCCTCCTCATCGCCGGATCGTTTTGGGATGACCCCAACACCTACCGGGAGCAGGCGCGGTCGTTGGGGGTCGGCGACAGTGTCGAGATCACGGCGGAGTACATTCCCAACGAGCAGGTCGGGGACTGGTTCGCCCAAGCAGATGTCACGGTCCTCCCCTATCGGAGCGCGACACAAAGCGGCATCGTGCAGATCGCGTATGGTTTCGATCTGCCGGTGATCGTGACCCGGGTGGGGGGCCTCCCAGAAGTGGTCGCCGAAGGCGAAACTGGGTATGTGGTGGAGAAAGAGGACCCGGAAGCGCTGGCCTCCGCCATCGTAAAGTTCTTCCGCGAAGGGGGGCGAGCCCGGATGATTCCGTCAATCCGGGAGTATCGGAAGCGCTTTGACTGGTCGGCGATGGTGGATCGAATTGAGGAAATCGCCACGACCCTCCGCTAA
- the bepA_2 gene encoding Beta-barrel assembly-enhancing protease: MADTTAPTLFADPTSLPEDARHHWASLIDLTSQREFNQERVIPGAPMPSMHQQVWQLSDQLFTAHPGFLHNRMLRANLHLHQQSLPEAEAEARFVVQYAPCSEQAHGLLKRILALRGALEEGKAIHAAASARCEELPPYEDALLFLQGDLRYLYPDAALSVWTQHLSQHPEDAAVTQACAELLLALDQLEDAQRLLERGVAAIPDSADLRLLLGSLRAEMGDLANAQEDFEHLLAADPYHGKARMHLARVHAEVGDLKTALKLLKEGAEENTGDPDYCLLLGQIAMALEQHDLAGTAFVRALAADLEDEEDVAEAEDALRNMGLWHDGNVRLQYLLADRALNVGDGLRAISHLSLVQQAGVDTREFHMKMAEAHHAMGLLDDPLNFLVLAKSKKRRTYDTHGVEDPSDGRLDLLMLSILLQADYPKEEALPKLEAHKDMERSGRGEPESYFLTLADCWARVGDIDRANAALRLGIERNPLDPLPWMELATLLESTDQPGEAVRAWRQVWDLTGPDPDVAHHLSACYEQLGALPWAEYCANRAADLEAEAGAEDEGEAEEDEESGS, translated from the coding sequence ATGGCCGACACCACTGCTCCTACCCTCTTCGCCGACCCCACCAGCCTCCCGGAAGATGCCCGTCATCACTGGGCCTCGCTCATCGACCTGACCAGCCAGCGGGAGTTCAACCAGGAGCGCGTCATCCCAGGTGCGCCGATGCCGTCGATGCACCAGCAGGTCTGGCAACTCTCCGATCAGCTTTTCACTGCGCATCCCGGATTCCTGCACAACCGGATGTTGCGGGCGAACTTGCATCTGCATCAGCAATCGCTGCCCGAAGCGGAGGCGGAAGCGCGATTTGTCGTGCAATACGCCCCCTGTTCGGAACAGGCACATGGCCTCCTGAAGCGGATCCTGGCTCTGCGGGGCGCGCTGGAAGAGGGCAAGGCGATCCACGCCGCTGCCAGCGCCCGGTGTGAGGAGTTACCGCCGTACGAGGACGCCCTCCTCTTCTTACAGGGGGATCTGCGCTATCTCTATCCTGACGCTGCTCTCTCGGTCTGGACCCAGCATCTCTCCCAGCATCCTGAGGATGCCGCAGTCACGCAAGCCTGTGCGGAGTTGCTGCTTGCGCTGGATCAGCTGGAGGACGCCCAGCGACTCCTGGAGCGGGGGGTCGCAGCGATTCCAGACTCCGCTGATCTCCGCCTGCTCCTCGGCAGCCTCCGCGCCGAAATGGGGGACCTCGCCAACGCCCAGGAAGACTTCGAGCATCTTTTGGCTGCAGACCCATATCACGGCAAAGCCCGGATGCATCTGGCCCGGGTCCATGCCGAGGTGGGCGACTTGAAGACCGCCCTGAAGCTCCTGAAAGAAGGCGCGGAAGAGAACACTGGCGATCCCGATTACTGCTTGTTGCTGGGGCAGATCGCTATGGCCCTGGAACAGCATGACCTCGCCGGAACCGCTTTCGTACGGGCCCTCGCGGCAGACCTGGAGGATGAGGAGGATGTCGCGGAGGCGGAAGACGCCCTGCGCAATATGGGGCTCTGGCACGATGGCAATGTCCGGTTGCAATACCTGCTGGCGGACAGGGCGTTGAACGTCGGCGACGGCTTGCGCGCCATCAGCCATCTGAGTCTCGTGCAGCAGGCCGGGGTCGACACCCGGGAGTTCCACATGAAGATGGCGGAAGCTCATCACGCCATGGGGCTGTTGGATGATCCGCTGAACTTTCTCGTCCTTGCAAAAAGCAAGAAGCGCCGGACCTACGACACCCACGGTGTGGAAGACCCCTCGGATGGACGCCTGGATCTCCTGATGCTCTCGATCCTCCTCCAGGCGGACTACCCCAAAGAGGAAGCGCTACCAAAGCTGGAAGCACACAAGGATATGGAGCGTTCAGGTCGGGGCGAGCCGGAGTCGTACTTCCTCACGCTGGCGGACTGCTGGGCCCGGGTCGGCGATATCGACCGCGCCAATGCTGCGCTGCGACTGGGCATCGAACGCAATCCCCTCGATCCCCTCCCCTGGATGGAACTGGCCACGTTACTGGAATCCACCGATCAGCCGGGGGAAGCAGTCCGCGCCTGGCGTCAGGTCTGGGACCTTACAGGTCCTGATCCCGATGTCGCGCACCATTTGTCTGCCTGCTATGAGCAGCTCGGCGCTCTCCCCTGGGCGGAGTACTGCGCGAACCGGGCCGCAGACCTCGAGGCGGAAGCCGGCGCTGAGGATGAGGGTGAAGCAGAAGAAGACGAGGAGTCCGGGAGCTAG
- the fumC gene encoding Fumarate hydratase class II, with the protein MAGKRTPAATGQYRITHDTLGEVRVPVDALYGAQTQRAVENFPVSGYRLPRRFIRAQGIIKKAAALANRDLGTLTARMKAKDITALLKACDEVIAGSLDAHFVVDAYQAGAGTSQNMNANEVIANRALQILGATGDGLSRVHPNDHVNMGQSTNDTIHVAMHIATAEAIMHDLLPSIQRLEDEFRAKAKAWDHVLKAGRTHLQDAVPMRLSQEMLGYAANLAIHRRNLQDAVKYLLEIGIGGNAIGSGINTPAGFAETACDYIAKETGMKFVLPESLFAFVQNTEAANIAAGALNALACCLQKIAGDIRLLASGPRTGFNELALPAVQPGSSIMPGKVNPVMAEMLSQVCYQVNGCCTTVWAATSGGQLELNVMMPVMAFNLLHACQILTTSVDAFRERCIVGMQANEKDCRSWLLRTPQIATALNPIIGYEAAAAVVKLAVKEDRNILDMVVEQGIMSQRDLDRQLNLRQLTGTLTGKGSKAGQKKKES; encoded by the coding sequence ATGGCCGGCAAACGCACTCCCGCTGCAACTGGGCAGTATCGCATCACTCACGACACCCTCGGCGAGGTCCGGGTCCCCGTCGATGCCCTGTATGGCGCGCAGACCCAGCGGGCAGTGGAAAACTTCCCCGTTTCCGGATACCGGTTGCCCCGACGATTCATCCGGGCGCAGGGGATCATCAAGAAGGCTGCGGCCCTCGCGAATCGCGACCTCGGAACGCTGACTGCTCGTATGAAGGCGAAGGACATTACAGCGCTGCTCAAAGCCTGCGATGAAGTCATCGCTGGATCACTGGATGCCCACTTCGTGGTCGATGCCTATCAGGCCGGGGCCGGTACGAGCCAGAACATGAATGCCAATGAAGTGATCGCGAACCGGGCGCTGCAGATTCTGGGAGCCACGGGCGATGGGCTTTCCCGGGTCCATCCCAATGACCACGTCAACATGGGGCAGTCCACCAACGACACCATTCATGTCGCGATGCACATCGCCACTGCGGAGGCGATCATGCACGACCTCCTCCCCAGCATTCAGCGACTGGAAGATGAGTTCAGGGCGAAGGCGAAGGCCTGGGATCATGTGCTGAAGGCCGGACGGACCCACCTCCAGGATGCGGTCCCCATGCGGCTGAGCCAGGAGATGCTTGGCTATGCCGCCAATCTCGCGATTCATCGCCGGAACCTGCAGGATGCCGTGAAGTATCTGCTCGAGATTGGCATCGGTGGCAACGCCATCGGTTCCGGGATCAACACACCTGCCGGTTTCGCCGAGACAGCCTGCGACTACATCGCGAAAGAAACGGGGATGAAGTTCGTCCTCCCCGAGTCTCTCTTCGCCTTCGTGCAGAACACCGAAGCCGCCAACATCGCAGCCGGAGCCCTGAACGCCCTCGCCTGCTGCCTGCAGAAAATCGCCGGCGACATCCGGCTGCTTGCCTCCGGTCCCCGGACAGGATTCAATGAACTGGCGCTGCCAGCGGTGCAGCCGGGCTCCAGCATCATGCCCGGCAAAGTGAATCCCGTGATGGCCGAGATGCTCAGTCAGGTCTGCTATCAGGTCAACGGATGCTGCACCACCGTCTGGGCCGCGACTTCCGGCGGGCAACTGGAACTCAACGTCATGATGCCTGTCATGGCGTTCAACCTGCTCCATGCCTGCCAGATTCTCACGACATCGGTGGATGCCTTCCGCGAGCGCTGCATTGTCGGGATGCAGGCGAACGAGAAGGATTGCCGGTCGTGGCTCCTGCGGACTCCACAGATCGCCACCGCGCTGAACCCGATCATTGGTTACGAGGCTGCCGCGGCGGTGGTGAAACTCGCCGTGAAAGAGGATCGCAACATCCTCGACATGGTGGTCGAGCAGGGGATCATGAGCCAGCGCGATCTCGATCGGCAGCTCAATCTCCGGCAGCTCACCGGCACGCTGACCGGTAAAGGGAGCAAGGCAGGCCAGAAGAAAAAGGAGTCCTGA
- the pip gene encoding Proline iminopeptidase, translated as MRTPYPATEPFATHQLPVSDLHTLYVEECGTASGPPMLFLHGGPGGGSAPQHRGFFHPDWHAVLFDQRGCGRSTPIAELTDNTTWDLVRDIERIREHLGIDKWTVFGGSWGSTLALCYAITHPDRVESLLLRGIFLCRPSELDFFYQEGTSWLFPDYYEQYIAVIPEAERHDLRTAFRKQLTSEDASVQLAAARAWSQFEAATSRLLIDIVSVGLFEEPDRALALARIENHFFMHNCWFPTDNYLLEQVPVIRHLPCTIVQGRYDVVCPMKSAWELHQAWPGSQLIVVPDAGHAVFEPGILHHLLEATDATLARLRS; from the coding sequence ATGCGGACCCCTTACCCGGCCACCGAGCCCTTCGCCACCCATCAGCTGCCGGTCTCTGACCTCCACACGCTCTATGTCGAAGAGTGTGGGACGGCCAGCGGACCGCCCATGCTCTTCCTGCACGGCGGACCCGGCGGCGGCTCAGCCCCCCAGCATCGTGGCTTCTTTCATCCGGACTGGCATGCCGTGCTGTTCGACCAGCGGGGCTGTGGTCGCTCGACCCCCATAGCCGAGCTGACCGACAACACCACCTGGGATCTGGTCCGGGACATCGAACGGATCCGGGAGCATCTGGGCATCGACAAGTGGACAGTCTTCGGGGGCTCCTGGGGGAGTACCCTCGCTCTGTGCTACGCCATCACGCATCCCGATCGGGTTGAGAGCCTGCTGCTGCGCGGCATCTTTCTCTGTCGGCCGAGCGAGCTCGACTTCTTCTATCAGGAAGGGACCAGCTGGCTCTTTCCCGACTACTACGAACAGTACATCGCCGTGATCCCGGAAGCAGAGCGACACGATCTGCGCACCGCCTTCCGCAAGCAGCTAACCTCTGAGGACGCATCGGTGCAACTGGCGGCGGCCCGGGCCTGGAGTCAGTTCGAGGCTGCGACCTCCCGGTTGCTGATCGATATCGTCAGTGTCGGGCTTTTTGAGGAGCCGGATCGAGCGCTGGCCCTGGCGCGGATCGAAAATCACTTCTTTATGCACAACTGCTGGTTCCCCACCGACAACTATCTGCTGGAACAGGTCCCGGTCATCCGGCATCTCCCCTGCACCATTGTGCAGGGACGTTATGACGTCGTCTGCCCCATGAAAAGTGCCTGGGAACTGCATCAGGCGTGGCCCGGGAGCCAGTTGATTGTGGTCCCGGATGCGGGCCATGCGGTTTTCGAGCCGGGCATCCTGCACCACTTGCTGGAAGCCACCGACGCCACCCTCGCGCGACTGCGGAGCTGA
- the ccsB gene encoding Cytochrome c biogenesis protein CcsB — translation MATTVQPAGARPATSDQGLGLFDLLWMAWLDFLHIIQQLKFGIFLLLVIAVMNIIGAAVPQAAFGDTPADYLQWYTPEQYKWIVILGFDRIFKTGYFIATVALLVVSVTLCAFGRLTAARRLAANVKPHTSLSEIEGARFNGYLELPELSIEALMASFKARHYTLFTREGTKGETQILLRRGLTAKWANVAMHFAFIVMAVGAIVGVLSSLKETTAIIGEGEVHVQTDTGQRIRLAEYYQEYEPKDFPNDMTFFAKVFPTDFKSRLQVLSETGEVLKEETIEVNIPLVYDHVKYYQSSFAQLPEIRFQGNGVDTVIQFQPDQLLPLPFLPKPVMIKPSGSVAGGYWLNPDGSRGELLPFRVMLWEGRPLNDPENRFSVFPYQELGEGTGILVQDVPQTVPGADGTPVTITLKGVREATILQVKRDRGVPIMYSAFAVCVFGILYPLFFPYHDARLIFQPLEGGGTRVWWGTKYRAGRTALRLFTRRWLGQKAIDPEEDLKGDLAF, via the coding sequence ATGGCAACGACCGTTCAGCCGGCGGGCGCACGACCGGCCACCAGCGATCAGGGCCTGGGACTCTTTGACCTCCTCTGGATGGCGTGGCTGGATTTCCTCCACATCATCCAGCAGCTCAAATTCGGCATTTTCCTCCTGCTGGTCATCGCCGTCATGAACATCATCGGAGCCGCGGTCCCCCAGGCGGCCTTCGGTGACACCCCGGCGGACTATCTTCAGTGGTACACGCCGGAGCAGTACAAGTGGATTGTCATCCTGGGGTTTGACCGCATCTTCAAGACCGGCTACTTCATCGCCACGGTCGCCCTGCTGGTGGTCAGTGTCACGCTCTGCGCTTTTGGTCGACTCACCGCTGCCCGAAGGCTGGCAGCAAACGTGAAACCCCATACGTCGCTCTCTGAAATCGAAGGCGCTCGCTTCAACGGTTATCTGGAGCTACCGGAGCTATCCATCGAAGCCCTCATGGCCTCCTTCAAGGCGCGTCACTACACCCTGTTCACCCGGGAAGGGACGAAAGGGGAGACGCAGATTCTGTTGCGGCGTGGGCTCACGGCGAAGTGGGCCAATGTCGCGATGCACTTCGCGTTCATCGTGATGGCAGTTGGGGCGATTGTCGGTGTTTTGTCCTCCCTCAAAGAAACGACAGCCATCATTGGCGAGGGCGAAGTGCATGTGCAGACCGACACCGGCCAGCGGATCCGGCTTGCGGAGTACTACCAGGAATACGAACCCAAAGACTTCCCCAACGACATGACCTTCTTTGCGAAGGTCTTCCCGACCGATTTCAAGAGCCGGTTGCAGGTGTTGAGCGAGACCGGCGAGGTCCTGAAAGAAGAGACCATCGAGGTCAACATCCCGCTGGTCTACGACCATGTGAAGTACTACCAGTCCTCCTTCGCGCAGTTGCCGGAAATCCGCTTCCAGGGGAACGGTGTTGACACGGTCATCCAGTTTCAGCCGGACCAGCTACTGCCCCTGCCGTTCCTGCCCAAACCGGTCATGATCAAGCCTTCCGGGAGTGTCGCCGGCGGGTACTGGCTGAACCCCGATGGGTCCCGGGGGGAATTGCTCCCCTTCCGGGTCATGCTCTGGGAAGGGCGACCGCTCAATGATCCTGAGAACCGCTTCAGCGTCTTCCCCTATCAGGAGTTAGGCGAGGGGACCGGGATTTTGGTGCAGGATGTCCCGCAGACTGTGCCGGGTGCTGATGGCACCCCGGTGACGATCACCCTGAAGGGCGTGCGGGAAGCCACGATCCTCCAGGTAAAGCGGGACCGTGGGGTTCCCATCATGTACAGCGCATTTGCGGTCTGCGTCTTCGGGATTCTCTATCCGCTCTTTTTCCCGTACCACGATGCGCGGCTGATTTTCCAGCCCCTGGAGGGTGGCGGCACCCGCGTCTGGTGGGGAACGAAGTACCGCGCCGGGCGGACCGCCCTGCGGCTCTTCACCCGTCGCTGGCTCGGGCAGAAGGCGATCGACCCCGAAGAAGACCTGAAGGGCGATTTGGCGTTCTAA
- the rex gene encoding Redox-sensing transcriptional repressor Rex — MTAANPRKLPQGRRDAVEHHLPGIPLVTIRRLYRYIRVLQHFSQEGQESISSELLATTVGVKASQLRKDLAYVGEFGVRGKGYSVSMLLERLSAVLGLHREWPMAIVGVGHIGTALSRYTGMVERGFVLRALFDVDPNLIGTTLEGVRIDPISSLDSVCRKEGIQLAILTVPARVAQEMADRLVAAGVRALLNIAPVTLNVPDGISVRHVDITVELRLLSYMLIAEGGVGPAPATAWKDDD, encoded by the coding sequence ATGACAGCTGCCAATCCTCGCAAATTGCCCCAGGGACGTCGGGATGCAGTGGAGCATCACCTGCCGGGCATTCCGCTGGTCACCATTCGTCGACTTTATCGATACATCCGGGTGTTGCAACACTTTAGCCAGGAGGGCCAGGAGTCGATTTCCTCCGAGTTGCTGGCCACCACAGTCGGTGTGAAGGCATCGCAGTTGCGCAAAGATCTGGCGTATGTCGGGGAGTTTGGGGTTCGGGGCAAGGGGTACAGCGTCTCGATGCTGCTGGAGCGCCTTTCGGCCGTGCTTGGCCTGCATCGCGAGTGGCCCATGGCCATTGTCGGGGTCGGCCACATCGGGACCGCCCTTTCGCGCTATACCGGCATGGTGGAGCGGGGCTTTGTCCTGCGGGCCCTCTTTGATGTGGACCCGAACCTCATCGGGACGACCCTCGAGGGCGTCCGTATCGATCCGATCAGCTCCCTGGACTCGGTTTGCCGCAAAGAGGGAATCCAGCTCGCGATTCTGACGGTCCCGGCCCGTGTAGCCCAGGAGATGGCGGATCGCCTGGTCGCGGCCGGTGTCAGGGCGCTGCTGAACATCGCTCCGGTGACCCTAAATGTCCCGGACGGTATCAGTGTGCGACATGTGGACATCACGGTGGAACTGCGCTTGCTAAGCTATATGCTCATCGCGGAAGGTGGCGTAGGACCGGCGCCAGCAACCGCCTGGAAGGACGACGACTAA
- the gatB gene encoding Aspartyl/glutamyl-tRNA(Asn/Gln) amidotransferase subunit B, whose protein sequence is MSATPPVTATPAAWETVVGMETHVQLQTRTKMYCGCENAFGDAPNSHVCPVCLGWPGSLPVVNAEAVRLGLKIALALGCQVNPVSQFARKNYFYPDLPKGYQISQFEYPLGEHGALSVRLSDGSIRSIRIRRVHLEEDTAKLLHLETGETLLDHNRAGVPLMEIVTEPDIRSAEEAELYLRELQGILRNVGASQANMEEGHLRCEPNISVRPAGTDLLNPKTEVKNINSFSQVGKAILFEAVRQQELLETGALHGLRPETRGFDEKKQATFVMRVKETAADYRYFPEPDLPPLVIDSGQVDSLRATLEAAPLAIKTALMDEYGLDYYTADLLVERNAATFYREALNLGADSREAAVWLTGETYRLMNVLGRELSELDITPRHLADLVGAIAAGRISKPQGKEVWEAVIRDGGTIAEVISARGLEQISDTGALEALIEEVLNDSAPLVGQFLGGKEALLGAFVGKVMKASGGKANPTLLPVMIRQRLEARRESGGA, encoded by the coding sequence GTGTCCGCCACTCCCCCTGTCACTGCCACACCCGCCGCCTGGGAAACTGTTGTAGGCATGGAAACCCATGTCCAGTTGCAGACCCGTACCAAGATGTACTGCGGCTGCGAAAACGCCTTTGGCGATGCTCCCAATAGCCATGTCTGTCCGGTCTGTCTGGGCTGGCCGGGGAGCTTGCCTGTGGTGAACGCTGAAGCGGTGCGGCTCGGACTTAAGATCGCGCTAGCCCTGGGGTGTCAGGTCAATCCGGTGAGCCAGTTCGCCCGCAAGAACTACTTCTACCCCGACCTCCCCAAGGGCTACCAGATCAGCCAGTTTGAGTATCCATTAGGAGAGCACGGTGCGCTGTCGGTTCGTTTGAGTGATGGCTCCATCCGCAGCATCCGAATCCGGCGTGTTCATCTTGAAGAAGACACCGCGAAACTCCTGCATTTGGAGACCGGCGAGACCCTCCTGGATCACAACCGGGCGGGAGTCCCGCTCATGGAGATCGTGACCGAGCCTGACATCCGTTCCGCCGAAGAGGCAGAACTCTATCTGCGTGAATTGCAGGGAATCCTGCGAAACGTTGGCGCATCGCAGGCCAACATGGAAGAGGGACATCTGCGGTGCGAGCCGAACATTTCGGTGCGACCTGCCGGGACCGACCTGCTGAATCCCAAAACTGAAGTGAAAAACATCAACTCCTTCAGCCAGGTCGGTAAGGCGATCCTGTTCGAGGCGGTCCGCCAGCAGGAGTTGCTGGAAACGGGAGCGCTGCATGGATTGCGACCGGAGACCCGGGGATTCGATGAAAAGAAGCAGGCGACGTTCGTCATGCGGGTCAAGGAGACTGCAGCGGATTATCGCTACTTCCCTGAGCCCGACCTGCCACCGCTGGTCATCGATTCGGGGCAGGTCGACTCGCTGCGTGCCACGCTGGAAGCCGCGCCGCTGGCTATCAAGACTGCCCTGATGGACGAGTACGGCCTCGATTACTACACCGCTGACCTCCTGGTAGAACGCAACGCGGCGACCTTTTATCGGGAAGCCCTTAACCTGGGGGCAGACTCCCGGGAGGCCGCGGTCTGGCTCACGGGCGAGACCTACCGGTTGATGAATGTCCTGGGACGCGAGTTATCGGAGCTGGATATCACCCCCCGGCACCTCGCTGACCTGGTCGGTGCAATCGCTGCTGGTCGCATTTCCAAGCCCCAGGGCAAAGAAGTCTGGGAGGCTGTCATCCGGGATGGCGGAACAATCGCCGAGGTCATCTCTGCCCGGGGGCTGGAGCAGATTTCGGACACAGGAGCCCTTGAAGCATTGATTGAAGAGGTGCTCAATGACTCCGCTCCCCTGGTCGGGCAATTTTTGGGTGGCAAGGAAGCCCTGCTCGGCGCGTTCGTGGGGAAAGTGATGAAAGCCAGTGGTGGCAAGGCGAACCCCACGCTGTTGCCAGTCATGATTCGCCAGCGACTGGAAGCGCGCCGGGAGTCCGGTGGGGCATGA
- the aroC gene encoding Chorismate synthase, with translation MRRMTLRLLTAGESHGPGLTGILEGLPAGLALPLDRIDAELTRRQQGVGRGARMQIEQDRITCTGGVRHGITLGSPVCLWLPNRDFENWQERMQPGPLPGGATPPAPVTLVRPGHIDLAGSLKLAHFDVRNTLERASARETAMRVALGTCARILLEACDIHITSRLLQYGTYSFPPYEPAFPTSRDWEEHREACLTQGASALTAATSELQSAAEEARAAGTSLGGSFQVLAYGLPPGLGHYIQWDRRLDGRLAQALMSIHAVKAVGFGAGDSLAGMVGSESNDALFVRDPAERRPGGPWWKRTKNYMGGLEGGLTNGEPLTATLTLKPLSTQTTALPSIDLATGAPASALVERTDVAVVEAAAVVAEAMVALVLADALMEQCGGSALVDVEENYRAYRKRVFREPSGS, from the coding sequence ATGCGGCGTATGACGCTACGCCTGCTGACTGCCGGGGAATCGCACGGACCGGGGCTGACCGGCATTCTGGAAGGCCTGCCCGCCGGGCTTGCCCTGCCGCTTGACCGGATAGATGCAGAACTTACCCGTCGACAGCAGGGGGTCGGTCGGGGCGCACGAATGCAGATTGAGCAGGACCGGATTACCTGCACCGGTGGCGTGCGTCATGGGATCACGCTGGGGAGTCCCGTGTGCCTGTGGCTCCCCAATCGCGACTTCGAGAACTGGCAGGAGCGGATGCAGCCAGGTCCCCTGCCTGGAGGAGCTACTCCACCAGCGCCAGTGACGCTGGTCAGGCCGGGGCACATTGATCTCGCCGGGAGTCTGAAGCTGGCGCATTTCGATGTCCGCAACACCCTGGAGCGGGCCAGTGCCCGGGAGACCGCGATGCGGGTCGCCCTCGGCACCTGCGCCCGCATCCTGCTGGAAGCCTGCGACATCCACATCACCAGTCGCCTGTTGCAGTACGGCACGTACTCGTTTCCGCCGTATGAACCTGCTTTCCCGACCTCCCGCGACTGGGAGGAACACCGGGAGGCCTGCCTGACTCAGGGGGCATCAGCGCTCACTGCAGCGACTTCGGAACTGCAATCAGCCGCAGAGGAGGCACGGGCAGCAGGGACCTCCCTCGGGGGCAGTTTTCAGGTGTTGGCTTACGGGCTCCCTCCCGGACTCGGGCACTACATCCAATGGGATCGCCGTCTGGATGGACGTCTCGCCCAGGCACTGATGAGCATCCACGCCGTCAAGGCCGTGGGCTTTGGCGCAGGCGATTCCCTTGCCGGGATGGTCGGGTCGGAGAGCAATGACGCTCTCTTCGTTCGAGATCCAGCAGAGCGACGACCGGGCGGTCCCTGGTGGAAGCGAACGAAAAACTATATGGGGGGCCTGGAAGGCGGGCTGACGAACGGAGAGCCGCTCACCGCGACCCTCACCCTCAAGCCGCTCTCGACACAGACCACCGCGCTCCCCAGCATCGACCTGGCGACCGGTGCGCCGGCCTCCGCATTAGTCGAGCGGACAGATGTCGCGGTGGTGGAGGCAGCCGCCGTGGTCGCCGAGGCGATGGTTGCTCTGGTACTGGCCGATGCGCTCATGGAGCAATGTGGCGGCTCGGCCCTCGTGGATGTCGAGGAGAACTACCGGGCGTACCGGAAGCGGGTATTTCGCGAGCCGTCTGGCAGCTAG